ATACATACTTAAGAATTGTAGTAAATATTTATCGAAAGAACAAGAAAACGAACTTATAAAATTGTTATGAATTTTGTTAAACTTTCATTGAAATGGTTAGAGTGTGCTCTTTTTAAGATTAAATTAATTTATTACATATTCGCTAGTTTGAAATTAGTATTAATTTTTTGCTAACCGAAATGGCACTTAAAAATTTTTGAATTAAATATCGGCAACTTCTTTATGTTAAAAAACTGGCTTTCTTAAAAAATTAAGAGCGTAGAGGCAATCAATATGTATAAACTAATTACTTTTAAACAAATAGGCAGAATAGAAATAGGTTTCCTTTCTTTTTTTGAATCAAACCAAAACATACCTTTTGAAATAAAAAGGATATACTATACCTACTATGTTCCTGTTGGAACAAAACGAGGTGGGCATGCTCATAGAGAATTAAATCAACTTCTTTGGTGTCCTTATGGGAAAATAAACGTCATTTTAGACGATGGCAAGGGGAAAAAGGAGTTTTTGTTGAACTCTCCTGAAAAGGGTTTATTGGTAGGAAAAGGGATTTGGCATGATATGTATTGGATAAAGGAAAATTCAGTGTTATGTGTTGCAGCATCTGATTATTATGATGAAAGTGATTACATCAGAGATTACAACAATTTTTTAAAATTAGTGAAAGAAGGTTATTGGAAAGATGAAAATAAACTTTAATGAACTGAAAAGAGGATACGAAAAATATAAGAGTGAATACGACAAAGCAGCTATTGATGTGTTGGAATCTGGTTGGTACATTTTGGGAGAAAATGTAAAAAGGTTTGAAAATAATTTTGCAAATTTTATAGGTTCTTCGTATTGTGTAGGGGTTAATTCGGGATTAGATGCCTTAATATTAGCAGTTAGAGCACTAAATTTAGGAGAAGGGGATGAAATAATAGTACCTGCGAATACTTACATAGCTACAGTATTGGGGATTACTGAAAATGATGCAACCCCCGTCTTTATTGAACCGGATGAATATTACAACATAGATACGGATAAGATAGAAGCAAAGATAACGGGCAAGACAAAGGCTATAATGGCAGTCCATTTATACGGTCAAGCGGCTAATATGAATAAAATAAAAAGTATAGCCACAAAATACAGTTTATACTTATTAGAAGATTGTGCTCAAAGTCATGGAGCAAAATTTGAAAATCAAACAACGGGAACATTTGGCGATATAGGTTGTTTTAGCTTTTATCCTACTAAAAACTTGGGTGCTTTTGGCGACGGTGGAGCGATAGTAACAGATAATAAAGAAATTGCTGAGAAAGTTAAAATGTTGAGAAATTATGGAAGTCAAAAAAAATACTACAATGAGATAGAAGGAGTAAATTCTCGTTTGGATGAGATTCAAGCAACTTTGCTAAATGTCAAACTATCTCATTATGGCGAATTGAGGAAAGAAAGAGAAAAAATAGCTTTAAAATATTTAAATGAAATAAACAACCCAAAAATTATATTACCAAGAATTAGAAAAGGATCAGATCATGTCTGGCACTTATTTGTTGTTCAAACTGAAGAAAGAGATAAATTGCAAAATTATCTACAAGAAAATGGAATAGGGACCCAAATTCATTATCCTATACCACCGCATCTTTCTAATGCCTACAAACATTTTGGGTACAGAAAAGGTGATTTCCCCATCACCGAAGAAATGGCAAACAAAGTCTTAAGTTTACCAATATATGATGGGATGACAGATGAAGAGGTAGATTATGTAATAAGAGTAATTAACAATTATAAGGATTTATTTTCTAAATAATTTAGAAAAGGAAAGGGAGAAAAAATGAAAAGAATCGTTATACATATTGGTTATCCAAAAACAGCTACGACAACTCTTCAAGAAGCAGTATTTGTAAAATTACATCAAAAAAAGAAAATAAATTACTTAGGAAAAACCAATTTTATCCGTTATTCAAAAGGGAAACAATTTATTTTATCAAACTCTCTAATAAATTCTGTTGTTTTTGATATTCCGTTTCAAGAAAGAGTCAATATCTCTGAAACAAAATTAAATATAATCTCAAATGAAGACTTATGCTTGATTCCATATTTTAAAGAAATTCAAACAAAAAAAAAGGTAGTAGATCCTTTTCTATATCCTAGAAAATTAAAAACATATTTTGAAAACTTTGCAGATGAAATTATAATATTTGTAACTTTAAGGAATCAAACAGAATTAATATATTCAAGCTACGTAGAAAGATATCATTTGTTCAAAGACGATGAAAAAAGAAATTCTTTTAATAAGTTTCTATTAAAAGAAATAGATAATCTAGCAGATATTTACAGAGTTTTTCGTTTTTCAGATATTTTGACAGAATATTCTAATATCTTCGGTAGGAAAAATATTCACATTTTGCTTTACGAAGATTTAAAATACGATCAACATTTTTTTTGTAAAGAATTAAGTCGAATAATCGATGTGCAAAGTAGTATTTTAGAAAATCTTTTAGCAATGAATAATCTTAGAAATAAAAGAAAAACTAAAGAAGGTTATTATGCTGAAATTGTTGATGCAAGGAAAATAACAAATGTTTTAAAAAAATTACCTAACAACAGAGTTATTGATGTATTACTTTCTACCTATAAAAATACTTGGGATAACGAAATTTCCTTTTTTAAAATTCTTAGTAAATTGTTATATAAAAGAAATTATGTTTTCATTCCAAAATTTACAGAAGAACACAAAAAGATTATTGTAAACAAATTTAGAGAAAGTAACATTAGACTTTCTGAAGACTTTGGTGTAAGTATTGATAAATTAAAAAAATACCAATATATTTAACTTAAGAGAAAAAATAAAATTTTGGTTCTCTCCCAAAAAGTGTGGGTAAATAAACGGTAAGCTTAATTTTACTCCAGATATTTACTTACTATTTTTGTTGTAAAACCTATTTTAATAAAGTCTAATTACTCTCAGTATTCATTTTTTATCAATTGACTTCTTTACAAAAGGGAGTGACGCTGAAGGATGGATATTAAATTACGACCTTTAAAGTTAACAGATGCTGATTATATGAAAGAATTCACTGAAGATGAAGATATTTCTAGAAACTTACTCTTTACAAGATATCCTTTTCCAACAGAAAATATGATTTCATTTATCAAGACTTCTTGGGAAGATAAGAGAAATATACATTATGCTATTGCAAATGAAAATGATGAATATATCGGAACCATTAGTTTAAAAAATATTAGCTATATAGACAAAAATGCCGAATATGCAATAGTAACAAGAAAAAAGTATTGGGGTCTAAATGTTGCTTCATTAGCAACAGATAAAATTCTAAATTATGGTTTTTACACCCTCAATTTGAATAAGATATATTTAAATGTTTTAAGTTCGAATTTAAGAGCAATTAGATTTTATAAAAAATATGGATTTAATCAAGAAGCCATTTTTAAAAAACATGTTTATAGAAATGGTGATTATGTTGACTTAATTTGGTTTTCTTATTTTAAAAATGATTTTAATGATAAGAGGTTTAAACCATGAAAGGCATAATCCTTGCAGGGGGAAATGGTACAAGACTTTACCCAATAACAAAGGGAATAAGTAAACAATTATTGCCTATTTACGATAAGCCTATGATTTACTATCCATTATCCGTTCTCATGATTTCTGGAATAAGAGAAATTCTAATAATTTCTAATCCAGAATATATTGATATGTATAAAAGGCTATTAAACGACGGAAGTCATTTAGGACTAAAGATAGATTACGAGATTCAAGAGAAACCAAGAGGACTTGCAGACGCTTTGAATGTTGGCGAAGATTTTATCGGTAAAGACAGTGTTTGTTTAATCCTTGGGGATAACGTGTTTTATGGTCAAGGTTTTGGTCCAAAGCTTCAAAAGGCCTCTGAGGTGGAAAGAGGTGCTGTTATATTTGGTTATTATGTAACTAATCCCAGTGAGTTTGGAGTTGTAGAGTTTGACGAACAGGGAAATGTTTTAAGTTTGGAGGAAAAGCCTTCAAAACCTAAGTCAAATTACGCTATTCCCGGATTGTACTTTTATGATAACTCTGTGATTGAAAAGGCTAAGAATTTGAAACCTTCTGCAAGAGGAGAATTAGAAATTACTGATTTAAACAGAGAGTATCTAAAAGAGCAACAATTGAGAGTCGAACTTCTTGGAAGAGGTTTTGCATGGCTAGACACCGGCACTTACGATGGACTTGCCAACGCCGCTGACTTTGTTAGAACCATTCAAAAAAGAACTGGTTTATACATCGCTTGTTTGGAAGAAATAGCCTACAGGAACAAATGGATAACAAAAGAAGAATTGATTAAATTAGGCAAAGAATATGAAAAGACTGAATATGGTCAATACATTCTAAGATTTGCGAGTGATATGAATTGAGTATCCTAGTAACAGGGGTAGCTGGATTCATAGGAAGCAATTTCGTATACTACTACCTAAGAAAACACAAAGACAAAAAAATAATAGGGTTAGACAAACTAACCTATGCAGGGAATTTGGATAACCTATCCAAATTAAACGAAGAAGAAAAAAATAGGTTCACCTTCATAAAAGGTGACATAAACGATATAGAACTGTTGGAAAAGATATACCAAGAAAACGAAATAGAAGGGATAATAAACTTCGCAGCAGAAAGTCATGTAGACAGATCGATACACGACCCACAGATATTTTTAAAAACAAACATACTGGGAACACAAACGTTGTTGCATGTATTCAAAAAATACTACGATGAAAGAAAAAACCAAAAATTCTTACAAGTATCAACCGATGAAGTGTATGGAGCGTTGGGACCAACGGGATACTTCACAGAAAAAACACCCCTTGATCCACACAGTCCATACTCTGCAAGTAAAGCGAGTGCAGATTTGATAGTAAAGGCTTACCACGACACATACGGCTTAAATACGAATATAACAAGATGTTCAAACAACTATGGTCCATACCAATTCCCAGAAAAGCTCATACCGCTGATGATAAACAACGCATTAAATCACAAAGAGTTACCCGTGTATGGGGATGGGAAACAGATAAGGGATTGGTTGTATG
This genomic window from Petrotoga miotherma DSM 10691 contains:
- a CDS encoding sugar 3,4-ketoisomerase, with product MYKLITFKQIGRIEIGFLSFFESNQNIPFEIKRIYYTYYVPVGTKRGGHAHRELNQLLWCPYGKINVILDDGKGKKEFLLNSPEKGLLVGKGIWHDMYWIKENSVLCVAASDYYDESDYIRDYNNFLKLVKEGYWKDENKL
- a CDS encoding DegT/DnrJ/EryC1/StrS family aminotransferase — its product is MKINFNELKRGYEKYKSEYDKAAIDVLESGWYILGENVKRFENNFANFIGSSYCVGVNSGLDALILAVRALNLGEGDEIIVPANTYIATVLGITENDATPVFIEPDEYYNIDTDKIEAKITGKTKAIMAVHLYGQAANMNKIKSIATKYSLYLLEDCAQSHGAKFENQTTGTFGDIGCFSFYPTKNLGAFGDGGAIVTDNKEIAEKVKMLRNYGSQKKYYNEIEGVNSRLDEIQATLLNVKLSHYGELRKEREKIALKYLNEINNPKIILPRIRKGSDHVWHLFVVQTEERDKLQNYLQENGIGTQIHYPIPPHLSNAYKHFGYRKGDFPITEEMANKVLSLPIYDGMTDEEVDYVIRVINNYKDLFSK
- a CDS encoding sulfotransferase domain-containing protein is translated as MKRIVIHIGYPKTATTTLQEAVFVKLHQKKKINYLGKTNFIRYSKGKQFILSNSLINSVVFDIPFQERVNISETKLNIISNEDLCLIPYFKEIQTKKKVVDPFLYPRKLKTYFENFADEIIIFVTLRNQTELIYSSYVERYHLFKDDEKRNSFNKFLLKEIDNLADIYRVFRFSDILTEYSNIFGRKNIHILLYEDLKYDQHFFCKELSRIIDVQSSILENLLAMNNLRNKRKTKEGYYAEIVDARKITNVLKKLPNNRVIDVLLSTYKNTWDNEISFFKILSKLLYKRNYVFIPKFTEEHKKIIVNKFRESNIRLSEDFGVSIDKLKKYQYI
- a CDS encoding GNAT family N-acetyltransferase yields the protein MDIKLRPLKLTDADYMKEFTEDEDISRNLLFTRYPFPTENMISFIKTSWEDKRNIHYAIANENDEYIGTISLKNISYIDKNAEYAIVTRKKYWGLNVASLATDKILNYGFYTLNLNKIYLNVLSSNLRAIRFYKKYGFNQEAIFKKHVYRNGDYVDLIWFSYFKNDFNDKRFKP
- the rfbA gene encoding glucose-1-phosphate thymidylyltransferase RfbA; the protein is MKGIILAGGNGTRLYPITKGISKQLLPIYDKPMIYYPLSVLMISGIREILIISNPEYIDMYKRLLNDGSHLGLKIDYEIQEKPRGLADALNVGEDFIGKDSVCLILGDNVFYGQGFGPKLQKASEVERGAVIFGYYVTNPSEFGVVEFDEQGNVLSLEEKPSKPKSNYAIPGLYFYDNSVIEKAKNLKPSARGELEITDLNREYLKEQQLRVELLGRGFAWLDTGTYDGLANAADFVRTIQKRTGLYIACLEEIAYRNKWITKEELIKLGKEYEKTEYGQYILRFASDMN
- the rfbB gene encoding dTDP-glucose 4,6-dehydratase codes for the protein MSILVTGVAGFIGSNFVYYYLRKHKDKKIIGLDKLTYAGNLDNLSKLNEEEKNRFTFIKGDINDIELLEKIYQENEIEGIINFAAESHVDRSIHDPQIFLKTNILGTQTLLHVFKKYYDERKNQKFLQVSTDEVYGALGPTGYFTEKTPLDPHSPYSASKASADLIVKAYHDTYGLNTNITRCSNNYGPYQFPEKLIPLMINNALNHKELPVYGDGKQIRDWLYVEDHCKAIELVFERGRSGEVYNIGGHNEKENIEIVKIIIECLQEKTKDEKINEGLIKHVKDRLGHDRRYAIDPTKIKEELGWEPETKFEEGIKITIGWYLENKEWMDKVITGEYLEFYEKNYGG